One Proteiniborus sp. DW1 genomic window carries:
- the mnmA gene encoding tRNA 2-thiouridine(34) synthase MnmA translates to MAKDNKDIKVVVGMSGGVDSSVTAYLLKEQGYDVIGIFMKNWDEKDEAGVCTAEEDYEDVRRVSTQLGIPYYTVNFTKEYWDRVFSYFLEEYKKGRTPNPDVMCNKEIKFKAFLDYALKLGADYIATGHYARVDYKDGEYKLLRGLDNNKDQTYFLCALNQYQLSKSMFPVGHLEKAEVRAIAEREGLITAGKKDSTGICFIGERDFDKFLDNYLPAQSGDIMTLDGKVVGRHSGLMHYTLGQRKGLGIGGIGTGEPWFVVDKDLNKNILYVVQGDKHPMLYSNGLMASDLSWISDRPKPKKFECTAKFRYRQPDNEVSVYLTDDNKCEVIFKKPQKAVTPGQAVVFYDGEECLGGGIIDSIIRN, encoded by the coding sequence ATGGCTAAGGATAACAAGGACATTAAAGTTGTAGTAGGTATGTCTGGTGGAGTAGACTCTTCTGTTACTGCATATCTTTTGAAAGAACAGGGATATGATGTTATAGGTATATTCATGAAGAACTGGGACGAAAAGGATGAAGCAGGTGTATGTACTGCTGAAGAGGATTATGAAGATGTTAGAAGAGTATCTACTCAATTGGGGATACCATATTATACAGTTAACTTTACAAAAGAGTATTGGGATAGGGTGTTTTCCTATTTTTTAGAGGAATATAAGAAAGGGCGAACTCCAAATCCTGATGTTATGTGTAATAAAGAAATCAAGTTTAAGGCTTTTTTAGATTATGCATTAAAGCTAGGAGCAGATTATATTGCAACAGGTCACTATGCTAGAGTTGATTATAAGGATGGAGAGTATAAGCTTTTAAGAGGTTTGGATAATAATAAAGATCAAACTTACTTTCTATGTGCTTTAAATCAATACCAGCTATCAAAGAGTATGTTCCCTGTTGGACATTTAGAAAAAGCTGAGGTTAGGGCTATAGCAGAGAGAGAAGGTCTTATCACGGCTGGTAAGAAGGATAGTACTGGAATTTGCTTCATAGGAGAAAGAGATTTTGATAAATTCTTAGACAATTATCTACCTGCTCAATCAGGAGATATAATGACTTTAGATGGAAAAGTTGTAGGTAGACATTCAGGCCTAATGCATTATACATTAGGTCAGAGGAAGGGACTGGGAATTGGAGGTATAGGCACAGGGGAACCTTGGTTTGTTGTAGATAAGGATTTAAATAAAAATATTTTGTATGTAGTTCAAGGTGATAAACATCCTATGTTGTATTCAAATGGGCTTATGGCAAGTGACTTGAGCTGGATAAGTGATAGACCTAAGCCAAAGAAATTCGAGTGCACAGCAAAGTTTAGATATAGACAACCTGATAATGAAGTAAGTGTTTATTTAACTGATGATAATAAGTGTGAGGTAATATTCAAAAAACCTCAAAAAGCAGTCACTCCAGGGCAAGCTGTTGTATTTTATGATGGAGAAGAATGCCTAGGTGGAGGGATTATTGATAGCATCATAAGAAATTAG
- a CDS encoding aminoacyl-histidine dipeptidase codes for MSRVLENLEPKAVFSFFEDMTQIPRCSGNEKAISDYLVEFAKKRSLEVIQDEALNVIIKKPGTKGYENAPTVILQGHMDMVCEKNKDTDHDFSTDPLKLRVVDDMLMATGTTLGADNGIAVAYALAILDSNEISHPPLEVLITTEEETGMGGANSLDPSNLKGKILINIDSEEEGTLLVSCAGGIRNIISIPIEWNDSPKDYLVYDLRVRGLKGGHSGMEINKERGNSNIILGRVLKEISTNNDIYLAAISGGAKMNAIPRESDAVLLVNSNGRAKVEEEIAEWNKIIGNELKTADPDLRIELELSNSTYEKVFSKETMKKVLTALVLIPNGVQTMSMEIEGLVQSSTNLGVLTTTEKEVSLECAIRSSVRTLKLDIVRKMEALADLIGARTSSEGDYPAWEYRKDSYIREVFVDTYKRMYGKEPIITAIHAGLECGLFDEKLDNVDMISLGPNMYDVHTPNEHVSISSTKRVWEYLLEVLKSIK; via the coding sequence ATGAGTAGAGTGTTAGAAAATCTTGAACCAAAAGCTGTTTTTAGTTTCTTTGAGGACATGACTCAAATTCCGAGGTGTTCAGGTAATGAGAAGGCTATAAGTGACTATCTAGTAGAATTTGCAAAGAAAAGAAGCCTAGAAGTAATTCAAGATGAGGCATTAAATGTCATAATAAAAAAGCCTGGTACTAAAGGATATGAAAATGCACCAACAGTAATTTTGCAGGGTCACATGGATATGGTTTGCGAAAAAAATAAAGATACAGATCATGATTTCTCTACTGATCCATTAAAACTAAGGGTAGTAGATGATATGTTAATGGCAACAGGAACTACATTAGGAGCAGACAATGGTATAGCTGTAGCATACGCATTGGCTATATTAGATTCTAACGAAATTTCACATCCGCCACTAGAAGTACTTATAACTACTGAAGAAGAAACTGGAATGGGTGGAGCAAATAGCCTTGATCCTAGTAATTTAAAGGGGAAAATATTAATAAATATAGATTCTGAAGAAGAGGGTACACTTTTAGTAAGCTGTGCAGGAGGCATTAGAAATATTATTAGTATACCTATTGAATGGAATGATTCACCAAAGGACTACCTGGTATATGACTTAAGGGTAAGAGGATTAAAGGGTGGACATTCTGGAATGGAAATCAATAAAGAAAGAGGAAACTCCAATATTATATTAGGAAGAGTCCTTAAAGAAATATCGACTAATAATGATATTTATCTAGCAGCAATTAGCGGTGGAGCTAAGATGAATGCCATACCTAGGGAAAGCGATGCTGTCTTATTAGTAAATAGTAATGGTAGAGCTAAGGTTGAAGAAGAAATAGCAGAATGGAATAAGATTATAGGGAATGAACTAAAAACAGCTGATCCAGATCTAAGAATAGAATTAGAACTATCAAATTCTACATATGAAAAAGTATTTTCTAAAGAAACAATGAAAAAAGTATTGACTGCATTAGTTTTAATCCCAAATGGCGTACAGACCATGAGTATGGAAATTGAAGGATTAGTTCAAAGTTCAACGAATCTAGGAGTTTTAACTACTACTGAAAAAGAAGTTTCATTAGAATGTGCTATAAGAAGCTCTGTTAGAACTCTAAAACTGGACATTGTAAGGAAAATGGAAGCATTAGCGGATTTAATTGGTGCCAGAACATCAAGCGAGGGAGATTACCCTGCTTGGGAGTATAGAAAAGATTCATATATAAGAGAAGTATTTGTTGATACATACAAGAGAATGTACGGTAAGGAGCCAATAATAACAGCTATACATGCAGGTCTTGAATGCGGTCTTTTTGATGAAAAGCTTGATAATGTAGACATGATTTCACTTGGACCAAATATGTATGATGTACATACACCAAACGAGCATGTCAGCATATCATCTACAAAGAGAGTTTGGGAGTATTTGCTAGAAGTTCTTAAGTCAATCAAATAA
- the mnmA gene encoding tRNA 2-thiouridine(34) synthase MnmA: MEISKQKVAVGLSGGVDSTVAAYLLKKQGYEVIGTTMLLFDAYDEEGRAIEPQFIKDARAIAKVLDIPHYIIDLRQEFDTMVKKEFINEYIAGKTPNPCVTCNKRIKYGKFIEAANELGAYYIATGHYANIVYDEVLKRYRIYSGQAGRKDQAYVLHSLTQEQLKHVILPIGVFKSKSEVRKLANSIDANIAKKSDSMGVCFIPDGDYGKHIKNERPEMVKKGYFVDKHGNIIGEHKGIVHYTIGQRRGLGQYFNKPMFVVDIDPENNAVVLGDDEDTYSKGLVGKDANFTLFDELEGTIEAEAKVCQWGWLLPATITGLGNGRINVTFHKKERAIAPGQSVVFYKGNEIIGGARIESVIRD, encoded by the coding sequence ATGGAGATAAGTAAGCAAAAAGTAGCAGTAGGCTTAAGTGGTGGAGTAGACAGTACAGTAGCAGCCTATTTGCTAAAAAAACAAGGATATGAAGTTATTGGAACAACTATGCTTCTTTTTGATGCTTATGATGAGGAAGGGAGAGCTATAGAACCACAATTTATTAAAGATGCTAGAGCCATAGCTAAGGTTCTAGATATTCCTCATTATATAATTGATTTAAGACAAGAATTTGATACTATGGTAAAGAAGGAATTTATTAATGAATATATTGCTGGAAAAACTCCTAATCCTTGTGTTACCTGTAATAAAAGGATTAAGTATGGGAAATTTATCGAAGCAGCTAATGAACTAGGGGCTTACTATATAGCAACAGGTCATTATGCAAATATAGTATATGATGAAGTCTTGAAAAGGTATCGCATATATTCTGGTCAAGCGGGAAGAAAAGACCAAGCATACGTACTTCATTCACTTACTCAGGAACAGCTAAAGCACGTAATATTACCCATCGGTGTATTTAAGTCAAAGAGTGAAGTAAGGAAGCTAGCAAATAGTATAGATGCAAATATTGCCAAGAAATCGGACAGCATGGGAGTATGCTTTATACCAGATGGTGATTATGGAAAACATATAAAAAATGAAAGACCTGAGATGGTAAAGAAGGGATACTTTGTAGATAAACATGGGAATATTATAGGTGAGCATAAAGGAATAGTCCACTATACAATAGGACAAAGAAGAGGTTTAGGTCAGTATTTTAATAAGCCAATGTTTGTAGTAGATATAGATCCAGAGAATAATGCAGTTGTTCTCGGAGATGATGAAGATACTTATTCTAAAGGGTTAGTTGGGAAGGATGCAAATTTTACTCTATTCGATGAATTAGAAGGAACCATAGAAGCTGAGGCAAAGGTCTGCCAATGGGGTTGGCTTTTACCAGCTACTATTACAGGTTTAGGAAATGGTAGAATAAATGTGACTTTTCATAAGAAAGAAAGAGCAATTGCTCCAGGTCAATCTGTAGTATTTTACAAGGGAAATGAAATCATTGGTGGAGCTAGGATAGAGTCGGTAATAAGAGACTAA
- a CDS encoding DEAD/DEAH box helicase produces MKNLTFNELNLSLEIEKAVAEMGFEEATPIQSQSIPYIMDGKDIIGQAQTGTGKTCAFGIPAIEMVDPRNESIQALILSPTRELAIQISEELKNVSKYKKGIRILPVYGGQPIERQIAALKKRPQIIIGTPGRLMDHMRRRTIKLSELKLVVLDEADEMLNMGFREDIDEILEKVPTNRQTVLFSATMSKEIMDLTSKYLRNAVLVKAIHKELTVPRIEQYYLEVRESAKLEVLSRIIDKEGIKLALVFCNTKKRVDELTSGLQSSGYMAEALHGDMKQSQRDRVMSRFRNGAIEILVATDVAARGIDVDDVEAVFNYDIPNDEEYYVHRIGRTGRAGRTGRAFTFVSGREFYRLKDIQRYTKSKITLMSPPSLSDIEESKVNNVIKDIKTSLEKNNLSKYVIYVEKILEELHVGIQENYVTTIDVAAALLKSIITDNGKSEFSDIDELDFKETGAEKGMARLFINMGSRDRIQPRHIVEAIASKTSLPGKKIGAIDIFDKFSFVDIPLEYVKEVLSTKGFRIKGKKISIEKANRK; encoded by the coding sequence ATGAAAAATTTAACATTTAATGAATTAAATCTATCTTTGGAGATAGAAAAAGCAGTTGCTGAAATGGGCTTTGAGGAAGCAACTCCAATCCAATCTCAATCCATACCTTATATAATGGATGGAAAGGATATAATAGGACAGGCACAAACTGGTACTGGAAAAACATGTGCTTTTGGTATACCGGCAATAGAAATGGTGGACCCTAGAAATGAAAGTATACAGGCTCTAATCTTGTCTCCGACAAGAGAGCTTGCTATACAAATTTCAGAGGAACTAAAAAATGTATCTAAATACAAAAAAGGAATTAGAATTCTTCCTGTATACGGTGGTCAGCCAATTGAGCGTCAGATCGCTGCACTTAAAAAACGACCTCAGATAATTATAGGAACTCCTGGAAGATTGATGGACCATATGAGAAGAAGGACTATTAAATTATCTGAGCTAAAACTGGTGGTATTAGATGAAGCAGATGAAATGCTAAATATGGGCTTTAGGGAAGACATAGATGAGATCTTAGAAAAAGTACCCACCAATAGACAAACAGTTCTATTTTCTGCTACTATGTCTAAGGAAATTATGGACTTGACTTCTAAGTATCTAAGGAATGCTGTTCTAGTCAAAGCAATTCATAAGGAGCTTACGGTCCCTAGAATTGAACAATATTATCTAGAAGTTAGAGAGTCAGCAAAATTAGAAGTTCTTTCAAGAATTATTGACAAAGAAGGAATCAAGTTAGCACTTGTGTTCTGTAATACTAAAAAGCGTGTCGATGAACTCACCTCTGGGCTTCAATCAAGTGGCTATATGGCAGAGGCTCTCCATGGAGATATGAAGCAGTCACAACGTGATAGGGTAATGTCTAGATTTAGGAATGGAGCAATTGAAATATTAGTAGCTACTGATGTGGCTGCACGTGGAATTGATGTAGATGATGTTGAAGCTGTTTTCAATTACGACATTCCAAATGATGAAGAATATTATGTTCATAGAATAGGTAGAACTGGTAGAGCGGGAAGAACAGGAAGAGCCTTTACATTTGTATCGGGTAGAGAATTTTATAGGCTTAAGGACATTCAAAGATACACAAAATCTAAAATTACACTTATGAGTCCTCCCTCTCTATCTGATATAGAGGAAAGTAAGGTTAATAATGTAATAAAAGACATTAAAACTAGCTTAGAAAAAAATAATCTTTCCAAATATGTAATCTATGTTGAAAAAATACTTGAGGAGCTACACGTAGGTATTCAGGAGAATTATGTAACAACAATAGATGTAGCAGCAGCATTATTGAAATCAATAATAACTGACAATGGCAAGAGCGAGTTTTCTGATATTGATGAACTGGATTTTAAAGAAACTGGTGCCGAAAAAGGTATGGCAAGGCTATTTATCAATATGGGAAGTAGAGATAGAATTCAACCTAGACATATTGTAGAAGCCATTGCTTCAAAGACTAGCCTGCCAGGAAAGAAAATTGGTGCCATAGATATATTTGATAAGTTTTCTTTTGTGGATATACCTTTAGAATATGTCAAAGAAGTGTTGTCAACAAAAGGATTTAGAATAAAAGGTAAGAAAATTAGTATAGAGAAGGCCAATAGAAAGTAA
- a CDS encoding DUF1292 domain-containing protein: protein MTDNKHKDGCCCGHDHEHEHDGCGCGHDHEEMEIMTLTLDDGTDMECQVLGVFGVEDKEYIALLPLEEENVLLYKYSETEESIELETIEDDSEYDLVVEAFYELFSDDEDYEDYDEEEDEE, encoded by the coding sequence ATGACAGACAATAAACATAAAGATGGTTGCTGCTGTGGACACGACCACGAGCATGAACATGATGGATGCGGCTGTGGTCATGACCATGAAGAAATGGAAATAATGACATTGACTTTAGATGATGGTACTGATATGGAATGTCAGGTTTTAGGAGTATTCGGAGTAGAAGACAAAGAGTATATAGCTCTACTTCCTTTAGAAGAGGAGAATGTCTTACTATACAAATATAGTGAAACTGAAGAGAGTATAGAACTAGAAACTATTGAAGATGACAGCGAGTACGACCTTGTTGTAGAAGCCTTCTATGAATTATTCAGCGACGATGAAGATTATGAAGATTATGACGAAGAGGAAGACGAAGAATAA
- a CDS encoding ATP-dependent Clp protease ATP-binding subunit — MKLCSICKKNIAVMLTTKIENGKTEITGVCMECAKKMGLPVIDQLMQQMNMKPEELENITNQMNNVFQDADIEKLDSENPIMSLFSNMSNKEDNSETKGIDSDLKEKESNVKDEKKSRRKKKKYLDTYGTNLTNKAIDKQVDRIIGRNREIDRVIQILNRRTKNNPVLIGEPGVGKTAIAEGLAVRIAERQVPSKLYDAEVYLLDLTAIVAGTQFRGQFEGRMKAIIDEAKELGNIILVIDEVHNIMGAGEVHGGVMNAANILKPSLAKGEIQVIGTTTLEEYRKHIEKDSALERRFQPVLVDEPTVEETIEILKGIKGYYEDYHKVQIADEVIESAARLSERYITDRFLPDKAIDVIDEAGSRVNLKNKGFVELEALREELKRVQELKETAAFSDDYEKAAEYKMREYELEDKIREIEKECSEIHVTVDDVAYVIESWTKIPVQRITKEEATKLLNLEAILHKRVIGQHEAIVSLSKAIRRNRSGFRRKKKPASFIFVGPTGVGKTELAKALASELFGSEEAMIRVDMSEFMEKHTVSKLIGAPPGYVGYDEGGQLTEKVRRRPYSVILLDEIEKAHPDVFNMLLQILEDGRLTDNQGRTVFFENTIIIMTSNAGTSFNTSTFGFARENYIALETRAKDALRQTFRPEFLNRVDETIVFTHLSAEELRKIVDLMLEEVEEDVKAKDMNIHVSDRAKDFLVEKGYDQKYGARPLRRAIQKYIEDEIAELYLRDEFTKGHTINVDVEDGNLVIK; from the coding sequence ATGAAGTTATGTTCTATTTGCAAGAAAAATATTGCTGTAATGCTAACTACAAAAATAGAAAATGGGAAAACTGAAATTACAGGAGTTTGTATGGAATGTGCCAAGAAAATGGGCTTACCTGTAATAGACCAACTTATGCAGCAAATGAATATGAAGCCTGAAGAACTTGAAAATATAACTAATCAGATGAATAATGTTTTTCAGGATGCAGATATAGAAAAATTGGATTCAGAGAACCCAATTATGAGTCTTTTTAGCAATATGTCAAATAAAGAGGACAACTCAGAGACTAAGGGTATAGATTCAGATTTAAAAGAAAAGGAATCTAATGTAAAGGATGAAAAAAAATCTCGTAGAAAGAAAAAGAAATATTTAGATACCTATGGAACGAATCTTACAAATAAGGCAATAGACAAACAAGTAGATAGAATTATTGGACGAAATCGAGAAATTGATAGGGTAATTCAAATATTAAATAGAAGAACAAAAAACAATCCTGTACTTATTGGTGAACCAGGAGTGGGAAAAACTGCAATAGCTGAAGGATTAGCTGTTAGAATAGCTGAAAGACAAGTTCCTTCAAAGCTTTATGATGCGGAGGTGTATTTATTAGACTTAACTGCAATTGTAGCAGGTACCCAGTTTAGAGGACAGTTTGAAGGACGTATGAAAGCTATTATAGATGAAGCAAAAGAGCTAGGAAACATAATCTTAGTTATAGATGAAGTTCATAATATAATGGGTGCAGGAGAAGTTCATGGTGGAGTGATGAATGCTGCAAACATCCTAAAGCCATCTCTAGCTAAGGGAGAAATTCAGGTTATAGGCACTACGACCCTAGAGGAATATAGAAAGCATATTGAAAAGGACTCAGCATTAGAAAGAAGATTTCAGCCAGTATTAGTTGATGAGCCAACTGTGGAAGAGACTATTGAGATCTTAAAGGGAATAAAAGGCTATTACGAAGACTACCATAAGGTTCAGATAGCAGATGAAGTAATAGAATCTGCTGCAAGACTCTCTGAAAGATACATTACTGATAGATTTCTGCCTGATAAGGCTATTGATGTAATTGATGAAGCTGGATCAAGAGTAAACTTGAAAAATAAAGGGTTTGTTGAGCTAGAGGCTTTGAGAGAAGAATTAAAAAGAGTACAGGAATTAAAAGAGACTGCTGCATTTTCTGACGACTATGAAAAGGCTGCAGAATATAAGATGAGAGAATATGAGCTAGAAGATAAAATTAGAGAAATTGAAAAGGAATGTTCAGAAATACATGTGACTGTTGATGATGTAGCCTATGTAATAGAATCTTGGACTAAGATCCCTGTTCAAAGAATCACAAAAGAAGAAGCTACTAAACTCTTAAACTTAGAGGCAATTTTGCACAAAAGAGTTATAGGCCAACATGAAGCAATAGTAAGCTTATCTAAAGCCATTAGAAGAAACCGTTCTGGATTTAGGAGAAAGAAAAAACCAGCATCCTTCATTTTTGTAGGACCTACTGGCGTAGGAAAGACTGAGTTAGCAAAGGCCCTTGCCAGTGAGCTGTTTGGAAGTGAAGAAGCTATGATACGTGTAGACATGTCTGAATTTATGGAAAAGCATACTGTATCTAAGCTTATAGGAGCTCCTCCGGGATATGTAGGTTATGATGAAGGCGGACAATTAACAGAAAAGGTTAGAAGACGACCATATTCGGTTATATTACTAGATGAAATAGAAAAAGCACATCCAGATGTGTTTAATATGCTTCTTCAAATACTAGAAGATGGCAGACTTACTGATAACCAAGGTAGGACTGTTTTCTTTGAAAACACTATTATTATAATGACTTCTAATGCTGGAACTAGCTTTAACACAAGCACATTTGGTTTTGCAAGAGAAAACTATATAGCATTGGAGACTAGAGCAAAGGATGCACTAAGGCAAACATTTAGACCAGAATTTCTTAATAGAGTAGATGAGACCATAGTATTTACTCATTTATCTGCGGAAGAGTTACGCAAGATTGTTGATTTAATGCTTGAGGAAGTTGAAGAAGATGTAAAAGCAAAGGACATGAATATTCATGTATCAGACAGAGCAAAGGACTTTTTAGTAGAAAAGGGATATGACCAAAAATATGGTGCTAGACCGTTAAGAAGAGCTATACAAAAATATATAGAAGATGAAATAGCAGAGCTGTATTTAAGAGATGAATTTACAAAGGGACATACCATAAATGTAGATGTGGAAGACGGAAATCTAGTTATTAAATAG
- a CDS encoding GAF domain-containing protein, with translation MIKLEGIEKMNDKQKLEYLLLCLEGQLSSESDPLANVSNASALIYAIIDRLNWAGFYFMRGEELVLGPFQGLPACNRIKLNTGVCGAAATTRKIQLVPNVHDFPGHIACDSASNSELVVPIIKNNKVYGVLDLDSPEFERFTELEVKYFERFVEKLNQYIDWDRI, from the coding sequence ATGATTAAACTAGAGGGAATTGAAAAAATGAACGACAAACAAAAACTGGAATATTTACTTTTATGTTTAGAAGGACAGTTAAGTTCTGAAAGTGATCCTTTGGCAAATGTTTCTAATGCCTCAGCATTGATATATGCAATTATAGATAGACTTAACTGGGCTGGTTTCTACTTCATGAGAGGAGAAGAACTAGTTTTGGGACCTTTCCAAGGGCTACCAGCTTGTAACAGAATAAAGCTAAATACAGGAGTGTGTGGTGCAGCAGCAACCACTAGGAAAATTCAGCTAGTACCTAATGTACATGATTTCCCGGGACATATAGCATGTGATTCTGCATCCAATTCAGAGCTTGTAGTACCAATTATAAAAAATAACAAAGTATATGGTGTACTTGACTTAGATAGCCCAGAGTTTGAAAGGTTTACAGAGCTTGAAGTAAAATATTTTGAGAGATTTGTTGAAAAATTAAATCAATATATTGATTGGGATAGGATATAA
- the sdaAB gene encoding L-serine ammonia-lyase, iron-sulfur-dependent subunit beta, with amino-acid sequence MREYSVFDILGPIMIGPSSSHTAGAARIGKVTRYIAGSNFNSVTFYLHGSFAKTYKGHGTDRALVAGILGMEPYDENLKNSLEIANEKGVKIKFIEADLGIQHENTVKIVVDKNDGSKTEVTGSSIGGGNILITNVDGFNVKMTGDHPTLIVVQNDKKGIISEVTRVLSQNGINIGIMKVRRKKKGVEAYMIIETDDEITEDVVNQLKNTENVLGVKVINPVKVR; translated from the coding sequence ATGAGGGAATATAGTGTATTTGATATACTAGGACCTATTATGATTGGCCCTTCTAGCTCCCATACAGCAGGTGCCGCTAGAATTGGTAAAGTTACTAGATATATTGCAGGAAGCAATTTTAATTCAGTTACATTTTATCTTCATGGTTCTTTTGCTAAAACCTACAAGGGACATGGTACAGACAGGGCTTTAGTTGCAGGAATTCTAGGGATGGAGCCTTATGATGAGAATTTGAAGAATTCATTAGAAATAGCTAATGAAAAAGGTGTTAAAATCAAGTTTATAGAAGCTGACTTAGGTATACAGCATGAGAATACAGTAAAGATTGTTGTTGATAAAAATGATGGAAGCAAAACGGAGGTAACTGGTTCATCTATTGGCGGGGGAAATATATTAATTACAAATGTAGACGGATTTAATGTTAAGATGACAGGAGATCACCCAACCTTAATCGTAGTACAAAATGATAAGAAAGGAATTATTAGTGAAGTCACTAGAGTACTTTCACAAAATGGTATAAATATTGGAATTATGAAGGTTAGAAGAAAGAAAAAGGGCGTAGAAGCTTACATGATTATAGAGACAGATGATGAGATCACCGAGGATGTAGTTAATCAGCTAAAAAATACAGAAAATGTTTTGGGAGTAAAAGTAATTAATCCAGTAAAGGTGAGGTGA
- the sdaAA gene encoding L-serine ammonia-lyase, iron-sulfur-dependent, subunit alpha, which produces MFNHGYELLKLTEEFNVKISQIVIKRESELLEITESELRERMKSVLKVMKSSAQKSIDEEVKSVGGIIGGDAKRIETYRKKGKTICGDIVNKAMARAFSTSEVNAAMGRICASPTAGSSGIIPAAIITVAEELGLGEEEMIDAMFTSAGIGTIIASNATVAGAEGGCQAECGSAAAMAAAAIVEMAGGTPEMSLHAAATAIKNVLGLVCDPIAGLVEAPCAKRNASGVANAMISADLALAGVKSIVPFDEVVDAMYRVGKSLPMELRETALGGLATTETGKAINKRIFGE; this is translated from the coding sequence ATGTTTAACCATGGTTATGAATTATTAAAATTAACAGAAGAGTTTAATGTTAAGATATCTCAAATAGTAATAAAAAGAGAAAGTGAACTTTTGGAAATAACAGAATCAGAGCTAAGAGAAAGAATGAAGAGTGTCTTAAAAGTTATGAAAAGTTCTGCCCAAAAGAGCATTGATGAGGAAGTTAAATCAGTTGGTGGAATTATCGGTGGAGATGCTAAAAGAATTGAGACATATAGAAAGAAAGGAAAAACAATTTGTGGAGACATAGTAAATAAGGCTATGGCTAGAGCATTTTCTACATCTGAAGTAAATGCAGCTATGGGAAGAATATGTGCGTCACCTACTGCTGGTTCTTCTGGAATCATTCCTGCAGCAATAATAACAGTTGCAGAAGAGCTTGGTTTAGGAGAAGAAGAGATGATAGATGCAATGTTTACATCAGCAGGAATTGGAACTATAATAGCCTCAAATGCTACTGTAGCAGGAGCAGAAGGAGGGTGTCAGGCAGAGTGTGGTTCTGCTGCTGCAATGGCTGCAGCTGCCATAGTAGAAATGGCAGGAGGAACACCAGAAATGTCTCTTCATGCTGCTGCAACTGCCATAAAAAATGTATTAGGCTTAGTATGTGACCCTATAGCAGGACTTGTAGAAGCTCCTTGTGCTAAAAGAAATGCATCTGGTGTAGCAAATGCTATGATATCAGCTGACTTGGCTTTAGCCGGAGTTAAAAGTATAGTTCCATTTGATGAAGTTGTAGATGCAATGTATAGAGTTGGAAAATCTCTTCCTATGGAATTAAGAGAAACAGCTTTAGGAGGATTAGCAACTACTGAAACAGGAAAGGCTATAAATAAAAGGATTTTTGGAGAGTAA